Proteins encoded together in one Quercus lobata isolate SW786 chromosome 3, ValleyOak3.0 Primary Assembly, whole genome shotgun sequence window:
- the LOC115981439 gene encoding putative disease resistance RPP13-like protein 1, producing the protein MARALVSTIVDQLGSLISSEFKDRLGSFFASEVTAIVNVEKEVEKLKLKFQAIQAKLNDAEERQVKEKAVKLWLERLNDVFYEMGDVLDEWNTAKIKEDIEKEEEAETRTAKRRKVWSLTNLNSSVSTVSQRRDIALKIKEIIGKLDEIDREGDMYQFVLTSGNEEVVRPPTDSHVDVSNILGRDKVKGDLVSILLGRGNEEERSPHVISLVGMGGVGKTTLAQLAYNDSEVNSAHFEKKMWVCVSDPFNKFMVAKEIIKAFGDNDSNTTQWSSLMDKMCESIWGRKLFLVLDDVWTEDSTLWEPFRLALQNAAQGSRILVTTRKSRVADIMGSAKRIDLEELSDDDCWSIFSTIAFSDRDSKQRKDLEEIGKKISDKCKGLPLATRTLGSLMRFKSRKEQWEMVFYSRLWELQDVEKGLFAPLLLSYYDLPSPLRRCFIYCAVFPKDYIFCEEDLVSMWMAQGYIESNANKERIMARDYFEILVIRSLFQVLGDYGYSDRIIRYKMHDIVHDLAQFMAKNECITINGYEELGSDLQNARHLYLKIPNNAQIPESIYSAKNLRTLIVVGYSDHNLSKLFHHFRRLRALNLSGQYGKLKEISDAVEDLIHLRYLKISNCHVDKLPETICNLCNLQILNISIGSENGFKKLPLRMSKLINLKHLILEGYWTHPFEFARGIRRLSSLPKLSHFSIGGKDDSQRCELGELKNLNHLQGTLKIYGLGNVVDACEVKNAELKKKIGLYDLDLYFSAENIKNYRGRIETDVSVLDALEPLSGLENLTIHLCSRTTIFPNWMVSLAKLKRLNLRFGSTLERLPPLGKLQFLEFLHISDTWLLEKVGVEFLGIESENKKDGVIKIFPNLKTLSFMCLDKWEEWIGIGGQEEEACMIIMPCLQRLEICDCPKLKSLPDFLFKTSLQEFWVDSYSILCKRYQRGTGEDWSKISHIPNIRIDFIDVQRDGQEVIYEENKLFPQRG; encoded by the exons ATGGCTCGGGCTCTTGTTTCTACCATCGTGGACCAGCTTGGTTCACTCATTTCTTCAGAGTTCAAGGATCGGCTTGGTTCATTTTTTGCTTCAGAGGTCACGGCCATTGTAAATGTCGAGAAAGAAGTCGAAAAGCTTAAACTCAAATTCCAAGCAATCCAGGCAAAGCTCAACGATGCAGAGGAAAGGCAAGTGAAGGAGAAAGCTGTGAAGCTTTGGTTAGAAAGGCTCAACGACGTATTCTACGAGATGGGCGACGTGTTGGATGAGTGGAACACTGCCAAGATCAAAGAAGAtattgagaaagaagaagaagctgaaaCTCGTACTGCTAAGAGGAGGAAGGTATGGTCCCTAACCAACTTAAATTCCTCAGTTTCTACTGTTTCTCAGCGTCGAGATATTGCTCTTAAGATAAAAGAAATTATTGGAAAGTTAGATGAGATTGACAGAGAGGGGGATATGTACCAGTTTGTACTGACTAGTGGCAATGAAGAAGTTGTGAGACCACCAACAGATTCCCATGTTGATGTGTCTAACATTCTAGGTCGTGATAAGGTTAAGGGTGATCTAGTGAGCATCCTATTGGGCAGGGgtaatgaagaagaaagaagcccCCATGTCATCTCTTTAGTGGGCATGGGTGGTGTTGGAAAAACCACTCTTGCTCAACTAGCATATAATGATAGTGAGGTGAATTCTGCccattttgagaaaaaaatgtgggtttgtgtttctgaTCCTTTCAATAAGTTTATGGTTGCAAAAGAAATCATTAAAGCTTTTGGAGATAATGACTCCAACACTACTCAATGGTCAAGTCTAATGGATAAAATGTGTGAATCAATTTGGGGAAGAAAGCTATTTCTTGTCCTTGATGATGTGTGGACTGAAGACTCCACTTTGTGGGAGCCATTTAGACTTGCACTCCAAAATGCTGCCCAAGGCAGTAGAATTTTAGTCACTACACGTAAAAGTAGAGTTGCAGACATTATGGGAAGTGCAAAAAGGATCGATTTGGAGGAATTGTCTGATGATGACTGCTGGTCAATATTTAGTACAATAGCATTTTCAGACAGGGATTCTAAGCAACGTAAGGATTTAGAAGAGATTGGCAAGAAAATATCAGACAAGTGCAAAGGCTTGCCTCTTGCTACAAGGACGCTAGGGAGTCTCATGCGCTTCAAGAGTCGGAAGGAACAATGGGAGATGGTTTTTTATAGTAGATTGTGGGAATTACAAGACGTTGAAAAAGGTCTTTTTGCACCATTGTTACTGAGTTATTATGACTTGCCCTCACCACTGAGACGATGTTTTATATATTGTGCTGTCTTTCCAAAAGATTATATCTTTTGTGAAGAGGATTTGGTATCCATGTGGATGGCACAAGGTTATATTGAGTCGAATGCAAACAAGGAGAGAATCATGGCAAGAgattactttgaaattttagtCATTCGCTCTCTCTTTCAAGTTTTAGGGGATTATGGATATAGTGACAGGATTATCAGGTACAAAATGCATGATATAGTGCATGACTTGGCACAATTCATGGCAAAAAACGAATGCATCACAATCAATGGTTACGAAGAGTTGGGGTCAGATCTTCAAAATGCTCGGcatttgtatttaaaaattccaaataatgCTCAAATTCCTGAGTCCATCTATAGCGCAAAAAATCTACGCACCCTCATTGTTGTAGGTTATAGCGATCATAATTTGTCCAAGTTGTTCCATCATTTTAGACGTTTACGGGCATTAAATTTGAGTGGTCAATATGGTAAACTAAAGGAAATTTCGGATGCAGTAGAAGATTTGATACATTTAAGGTATCTCAAAATATCTAATTGCCATGTAGACAAATTGCCTGAAACCATTTGTAATCTATGCAATCtacaaattttgaatatttcaaTTGGTAGTGAAAATGGGTTCAAGAAATTGCCACTGAGGATGAGTAAACTGATTAACTTAAAACATCTTATTTTGGAAGGTTATTGGACCCATCCGTTTGAGTTTGCAAGAGGGATTAGGAGACTGAGCTCTCTTCCAAAGCTAAGTCATTTCTCTATAGGTGGCAAGGATGACAGCCAAAGATGTGAACTCggagaattaaaaaatttgaaccaCCTTCAAGGAACTCTTAAAATATATGGGCTGGGTAATGTGGTAGATGCATGTGAGGTCAAAAATGCAGAGCTTAAGAAGAAGATAGGCCTTTATGATTTGGATCTATATTTTTCTGCagagaacataaaaaattatagaggAAGAATAGAGACGGATGTATCGGTACTGGATGCCTTAGAGCCACTTTCGGGCTTGGAGAATTTAACAATTCATTTGTGCTCCCGCACCACTATATTCCCTAATTGGATGGTGTCCTTGGCCAAATTGAAAAGGCTTAATCTGAGGTTTGGCTCAACTTTAGAGCGTTTACCTCCTCTGGGAAAGCTtcagtttcttgaatttttacATATAAGTGACACCTGGTTATTGGAAAAGGTTGGTGTTGAATTTTTGGGAATAGAATCTGAAAACAAGAAAGATGGTGTAATAAAAATATTCCCAAATTTGAAAACTCTCTCGTTTATGTGTTTGGATAAATGGGAAGAATGGATTGGGATTGGAGGACAAGAAGAGGAAGCTTGTATGATTATAATGCCCTGTCTTCAAAGGTTGGAAATTTGCGACTGTCCAAAGTTAAAGTCGCTGCCGGACTtcctttttaaaacttcattgcAAGAGTTTTGGGTGGATAGCTATTCAATTCTCTGCAAGCGTTACCAAAGAGGGACAGGAGAGGACTGGTCCAAGATTTCCCACATCCCAAATATCAGgattgattttattgatgtgCAAAGAGATGGTCAAGAAGTTATCTATGAG GAAAATAAACTTTTTCCACAAAGAGGTTGA